In a genomic window of Zerene cesonia ecotype Mississippi chromosome Z, Zerene_cesonia_1.1, whole genome shotgun sequence:
- the LOC119835872 gene encoding protein SERAC1, translating into MTLQDRLKSLLRILKFSSIWGSGVIIVAYHLKQTTVRINRIINHNVIDADKKCTPEYIYIEDPSYDAAMKEQHQRENKQSVGFSRIWKSLKYSLAWKLLWLCRHGSKDQRNIALEQLAAFKNNKSWDCLKLAQALDKDTAVLLARTRGADLRYFLPPPLHVRRAALTSELLSFRLRDLLLAVQTVNPHSCIHYFVNKYFLNVQEQPVEVDVPTKPDNLSEKELCILCLDAIHHHLSLFYAKSYEKDISSQTLIKHGILPCLAELLLRYHNDIDIDMAVLKVFTILSVHSNLLNDFYQNGLIRDLSRLLRSNDVRLASSAAVSLANLSGEHLYRPGLYLLYPLYRTAAKNTCDTLLVHGLRGGVFVTWRQRDKSCAHPVGILEVSVADADCNPCKENETEAKYYDPELQQVLEDIMEIEEESLLSNVEVVLHDLPIEAKREPVNKYTFTAKKKRNALLQEDEDKCNYTFCWPKDWLPKDCKNLRILGINYWTSLSEWLEHCPLQNTDIATRASELIPTLVDAAVGKKNLVWLTHSMGGLIVKQLLIQASESQDPNTKKLCDYTKAIVFYSTPHKGSALATMPRAAAAVLWPSQDVRQLQENSPVLLAIHNAFIKYADYYGWETISFAETLPTPVTAFKVPIHFVEPDSADLGRGVFYQLPLDHLSICKPATRQSILYTTVLDVLKRVTAEDVELYYTESYIQYCADYLMWAARNKIKSVLQIIDEAQNTEQSHKIQKALFQTFSDD; encoded by the coding sequence ATGACTTTACAAGACAGGCTGAAATCTCTCTTACGTATACTGAAGTTTTCATCTATTTGGGGCAGTGGTGTTATAATTGTGGCGTATCATTTGAAACAAACTACCGTAAgaattaatagaattataaatcACAACGTTATAGACGCCGACAAGAAATGTACTCCCGAATATATATACATCGAAGATCCTTCTTACGATGCTGCTATGAAAGAGCAGCACCAGAGAGAGAACAAGCAGTCGGTTGGCTTTTCACGAATATGGAAGAGCTTGAAATACTCATTAGCTTGGAAACTCCTTTGGCTGTGTCGTCACGGTAGTAAAGATCAACGTAATATAGCACTGGAACAACTGGCGgcctttaaaaataacaaaagttgGGATTGTTTGAAGCTTGCTCAAGCACTCGATAAAGATACGGCAGTCCTACTTGCTCGTACTCGTGGTGCAGACTTAAGATACTTTCTTCCACCACCTTTACATGTTCGTAGGGCAGCATTAACTTCAGAGTTACTATCTTTTAGATTAAGAGACTTGCTTTTGGCTGTGCAAACTGTTAATCCTCATAGttgtatacattattttgttaacaaatattttttgaatgttCAAGAACAACCTGTTGAAGTAGATGTGCCAACAAAGCCTGATAACCTTAGTGAAAAAGaactttgtattttatgtcttGATGCCATTCATCACCACCTTTCTTTGTTCTATGCTAAATCTTATGAAAAAGACATTTCAAgtcaaacattaattaaacatggAATCCTACCTTGCTTAGCGGAGCTACTTTTGAGATATCACAATGATATTGATATAGATATGGCagtattaaaagtttttacaaTTCTTAGTGTGCATAGCAATTTGTTAAATGATTTCTATCAAAATGGGCTAATTAGGGATTTATCACGTTTACTAAGGTCAAATGATGTGCGTTTAGCAAGTTCAGCTGCTGTTTCATTAGCAAATTTATCTGGTGAACACTTGTATAGACCGGGCTTATATCTTTTGTATCCATTATATAGAACTGCAGCAAAGAACACATGCGATACACTCTTGGTTCATGGGCTGCGTGGGGGTGTTTTTGTTACCTGGAGGCAAAGAGACAAATCATGTGCTCATCCTGTTGGCATCTTAGAAGTGTCTGTAGCTGATGCAGATTGTAACCCTTGCAAAGAAAATGAAACAGaagcaaaatattatgatCCAGAATTGCAACAAGTATTAGAAGACATCATGGAAATTGAGGAAGAATCACTATTATCAAATGTTGAGGTGGTTTTACACGATCTCCCCATAGAAGCTAAAAGGGAGCCCGTGAACAAGTATACCTTTACAGCCAAAAAAAAGAGGAATGCCTTATTACAGGAAGATGAAGATAAGTGTAACTATACATTTTGCTGGCCTAAAGATTGGCTGCCAAAAGATTGTAAGAATTTAAGAATATTGGGCATTAATTACTGGACTTCTCTTTCTGAGTGGCTAGAACACTGCCCCTTACAAAATACCGACATAGCTACGAGAGCCTCAGAACTCATACCAACATTAGTGGATGCCGCAGTAggcaaaaaaaatcttgtttgGCTTACTCATTCTATGGGTGGTCTGATAGTGAAACAATTGCTCATACAAGCTTCTGAAAGTCAAGATCCTAATACTAAGAAATTGTGTGACTACACTAAGGCAATTGTGTTTTACAGTACTCCACATAAGGGCAGTGCTCTTGCCACTATGCCACGAGCTGCAGCTGCAGTCCTCTGGCCTTCTCAAGATGTGAGACAATTACAAGAAAATTCTCCAGTTTTACTGGCAATACataatgcttttattaaatatgccGATTACTATGGCTGGGAAACTATTAGTTTTGCAGAAACTTTGCCAACACCAGTCACAGCATTTAAAGTACCTATTCATTTTGTAGAACCTGATTCTGCTGATCTTGGCCGTGgtgtattttatcaattaccATTAGATCATTTATCAATATGTAAGCCAGCAACAAGGCAGTCTATTTTGTATACAACAGTTCTCGATGTTCTTAAGAGAGTTACTGCAGAAGATGTAGAATTATATTACACAGAgagttatattcaatattgtgCTGATTATCTTATGTGGGCTGctaggaataaaataaaatcagttttacaaataatagatGAAGCACAGAATACTGAGCAATCCCACAAGATTCAAAAAGCATTATTTCAAACTTTCTCTGatgattga